In the genome of Croceimicrobium hydrocarbonivorans, one region contains:
- a CDS encoding metal ABC transporter solute-binding protein, Zn/Mn family: MRIWWSLLLVAFLISCEEAPNSDKYQIVCTTGMLADMTSALCQGIDSLEIQSLMGPGTDPHLYKASQADVFALSRADLIVFNGLHLEGKMAKLFHKLPEGRVYPAAEVLSGNDLINASAYQQAYDPHVWFDLTLWSKICLGLELKLQEKLLDHKDLIANNAERYRKRLANLHNWALKELSQIPEKQRVLVTAHDAFKYFGRAYQVEVKGLQGISTTAEFGLRDISDLAEFISSRKVKAVFVESSVSPRAIEAVREAVKRRGWDLQIGGELYSDAMGPPQSGADHFYGMFRSNVETILSALK, encoded by the coding sequence ATGAGAATCTGGTGGTCTTTGCTCCTGGTCGCTTTTCTCATTTCCTGCGAGGAAGCTCCCAATAGCGATAAATATCAGATCGTTTGCACCACAGGTATGTTGGCTGATATGACTAGCGCCCTTTGCCAGGGAATAGATTCTCTAGAAATTCAATCTTTAATGGGTCCGGGAACCGACCCTCATTTATACAAAGCCAGTCAGGCTGATGTTTTTGCCTTAAGTAGAGCCGACCTCATTGTTTTTAATGGCCTACACCTCGAAGGTAAAATGGCCAAGCTCTTTCACAAGCTCCCGGAAGGGCGTGTTTATCCTGCGGCCGAGGTGCTTTCCGGAAATGATTTAATAAATGCTAGCGCCTATCAGCAGGCCTATGATCCGCATGTGTGGTTTGATTTGACTTTATGGTCAAAAATCTGTTTAGGCCTGGAGCTTAAACTGCAGGAGAAGCTACTAGATCATAAAGATTTAATCGCAAATAATGCCGAAAGATACCGTAAGAGATTAGCAAATCTACACAATTGGGCTTTAAAAGAATTGTCACAAATACCTGAAAAACAAAGAGTATTGGTAACTGCGCATGATGCTTTTAAGTATTTCGGCAGAGCTTATCAAGTGGAGGTAAAGGGCTTACAAGGAATCTCAACAACGGCTGAATTTGGCCTGCGCGATATTAGTGATCTAGCCGAATTCATCAGCTCACGAAAGGTCAAGGCCGTATTTGTTGAAAGCTCTGTATCGCCCCGTGCCATTGAGGCTGTGCGTGAAGCGGTAAAAAGAAGGGGATGGGATTTACAGATTGGAGGTGAATTGTACTCCGATGCCATGGGGCCGCCTCAAAGTGGAGCCGATCATTTCTATGGAATGTTCCGATCTAATGTTGAAACCATTCTTAGTGCATTAAAATGA
- a CDS encoding metal ABC transporter ATP-binding protein: MKSENQLDKDTVLEVHNLSASYNRKPVLWDIDFRLKGGQLIGIVGPNGSGKTTLLRNIMGLMEADSGYVRLFGQDLNKVRQRVSYVPQRESVDWNFPVSVREVVEMGRYRPSNLMRRLHSADQDLVDLALEKVGMLEYAARQISQLSGGQQQRVFLARSLAQNADLYLMDEPFVGVDAATEDAILKVLSELRDAGKTVVIVHHDLQTAYQYFDAMVLLNTRLVAYGAKDDVFTRENLQEAYGGRLTVLSKLSDLIARSEFPVREKGFKEKSGEGDAASK; the protein is encoded by the coding sequence ATGAAGTCTGAAAATCAATTAGATAAAGACACGGTATTAGAGGTGCATAATTTAAGCGCCAGTTATAATCGCAAGCCGGTTTTATGGGATATTGACTTTCGCCTAAAGGGTGGTCAATTGATCGGAATTGTGGGACCGAATGGCAGCGGTAAAACCACTTTGCTCCGCAATATCATGGGCTTAATGGAAGCCGATAGTGGTTATGTGCGCTTATTTGGCCAGGACTTAAATAAGGTACGCCAGAGGGTTAGTTATGTGCCGCAGCGGGAGTCGGTAGATTGGAATTTTCCGGTTTCGGTGCGTGAGGTAGTGGAAATGGGGCGTTATCGACCTTCTAACTTGATGCGTCGCCTGCACAGCGCAGATCAGGACTTGGTAGACTTGGCCCTTGAGAAAGTGGGGATGTTGGAATATGCAGCTCGACAAATAAGCCAGCTTTCAGGTGGGCAGCAGCAAAGGGTTTTTCTGGCACGATCGCTGGCTCAAAATGCCGATCTCTATTTAATGGATGAGCCTTTTGTGGGAGTAGACGCTGCTACGGAAGATGCCATTTTAAAGGTACTCTCCGAGCTGCGCGATGCAGGAAAAACGGTGGTGATTGTGCATCATGATTTACAAACTGCCTATCAGTACTTTGATGCCATGGTTTTGCTCAATACGCGTTTGGTGGCCTATGGTGCCAAAGACGATGTTTTTACCCGGGAGAATTTACAAGAAGCCTACGGTGGTCGTTTAACCGTTTTGTCCAAACTGTCTGATTTAATTGCTCGCTCTGAGTTTCCCGTGCGAGAAAAGGGCTTTAAAGAAAAAAGTGGGGAGGGCGATGCAGCAAGCAAGTAG
- a CDS encoding metal-dependent transcriptional regulator encodes MKLEISLTEENYLKAIFFISGMEGNLVNTNAIAERLDTKAATVTDMLRKLKQKELIHYQPYKGSRLSEEGQVLAIRILRKHRLWETFLVDKLGFGWEEVHEIAEQLEHVRSQKLTERLSQYLGNPQFDPHGDPIPDERGIFPMRENLTLDKASAGEQVLVKGVKDSSPDFLSYVAKLGIRLGDEMKVIHIEPFDSSVLVSHQGEEFRLSAMACSNIYISRI; translated from the coding sequence TTGAAATTGGAAATAAGCTTAACCGAGGAGAATTATCTCAAAGCCATATTTTTTATCAGTGGTATGGAAGGCAATTTGGTAAACACCAATGCTATTGCGGAGCGCTTGGATACCAAGGCGGCAACGGTAACAGACATGTTGCGAAAACTCAAGCAAAAGGAGCTTATCCATTATCAACCTTATAAGGGTAGTCGCTTAAGTGAAGAAGGTCAAGTTTTGGCGATTCGCATTTTACGAAAGCATCGACTTTGGGAAACTTTCCTGGTAGACAAACTAGGTTTCGGCTGGGAGGAAGTGCATGAAATTGCAGAGCAGCTGGAACATGTGCGCTCTCAGAAATTAACCGAGCGCCTATCTCAATATTTAGGTAATCCCCAATTCGATCCACATGGAGATCCTATTCCGGATGAAAGAGGAATTTTTCCCATGCGCGAAAATCTTACTCTCGATAAGGCCAGTGCCGGAGAACAGGTTTTGGTAAAGGGCGTAAAAGATAGCTCGCCCGACTTTTTGAGCTATGTCGCAAAGCTGGGTATTCGATTGGGGGATGAAATGAAGGTGATTCATATTGAGCCATTCGATTCCAGTGTTTTAGTAAGTCATCAAGGTGAGGAGTTTCGTCTTTCGGCCATGGCCTGTTCTAATATTTATATTTCCAGGATATGA